In Enterobacter cloacae, the following are encoded in one genomic region:
- a CDS encoding two-component sensor histidine kinase yields MTEEPMRPDPDRLLEQTAEAHRGKLKVFFGACAGVGKTFAMLTEAQRLRAQGLDILIGVVETHGRKETAALLKGLATQPPHRISHRGRLVTEFDLDAALARRPALILMDELAHSNAPGSRHPKRWQDVEELLEAGIDVFTTVNVQHLESLNDVVSGVTGIQVRETVPDPFFDSADEVVLVDLPPDDLRQRLHEGKVYIAGQAERAIEHFFRKGNLIALRELALRRTADRVDDQMRAWRDLQGQERVWHTRDAILLCIGHGSGNEKLVRTAARLAAKFGSVWHAVYVETPQLHALPENQRRAILSSLRLAQELGAETATLSDPQEDKAILRYAREHNLGKIVIGRRQHRRWFSRESFADKLARRAPDLDLVVVALDDKPTPLPNRTPDARAFGDKWRIQIRGCLIAVLLCALITIIASQWLIAFDAANLVMIYLLGVVVIALFFGRWPSVLATVINVISFDLFFIAPRGTLAVSDVQYILTFGVMLTVGLVIGNLTAGVRYQARIARYREQRTRHLYEMSKSLAVGRTPLDIVQTSEQFIRSTFHANNLILLPDEHGKLRPLTSASGMTPWDEAIARWSFDKGLPAGAGTDTLPGVPYQILPLRSAEKNQGLVIVEPSNLRQLMIPEQQRLLETFTLLVASALERLALTASEEQARLASERESIRNSLLSALSHDLRTPLTVLFGQSEILTLDLAAEGSPHALQASEIRQHVLNTTRLVNNLLDMARIQSGGFNLKKEWLTLEEVVGSALKMLEPGLGGRHIALNMPEPLTLIHVDGPLFERVLINLLENAGKYAGAKAQIGVNATVEDQALRLEVWDTGPGIPAGKEHAIFEKFARGNKESAIPGVGLGLAICQAIIDVHGGTISAENRPEGGARFCVTLPLDTPPELDELPEDL; encoded by the coding sequence ATGACCGAAGAGCCCATGCGCCCGGATCCGGACAGGTTGCTCGAACAGACGGCTGAAGCCCATCGTGGCAAACTGAAAGTCTTCTTCGGTGCCTGTGCAGGCGTCGGGAAAACGTTCGCTATGCTGACCGAAGCCCAGCGGCTCCGGGCGCAGGGGCTCGATATTCTTATCGGCGTGGTGGAAACCCACGGCCGTAAAGAGACAGCGGCGCTGCTGAAGGGGCTGGCCACACAGCCCCCTCACCGCATCAGCCATCGTGGCCGCCTGGTCACAGAGTTCGATCTCGACGCGGCCCTCGCCCGTCGCCCCGCCCTGATCCTGATGGACGAACTGGCGCACAGCAATGCGCCAGGCTCACGTCACCCTAAACGCTGGCAGGATGTTGAAGAGCTACTTGAAGCCGGCATTGACGTGTTCACTACGGTTAACGTTCAGCATCTCGAAAGCCTGAACGACGTGGTCAGCGGTGTGACCGGCATCCAGGTGCGGGAAACAGTGCCCGATCCCTTTTTTGACTCCGCAGACGAAGTGGTACTGGTCGACCTGCCTCCGGACGACCTGCGCCAGCGCCTGCATGAAGGGAAGGTTTACATTGCAGGCCAGGCCGAGCGCGCCATTGAACATTTCTTCCGTAAAGGTAACCTGATTGCCCTGCGCGAGCTGGCCCTGCGTCGCACCGCCGATCGCGTTGATGACCAGATGCGAGCCTGGCGCGATCTGCAAGGCCAGGAACGTGTCTGGCATACGCGGGATGCCATACTGCTGTGTATTGGCCACGGCAGCGGCAATGAAAAGCTCGTCCGCACCGCCGCCCGGCTTGCGGCTAAATTTGGCAGCGTCTGGCATGCGGTGTATGTCGAAACCCCGCAGCTTCACGCTCTGCCCGAAAACCAGCGCCGCGCGATCCTGAGTTCGCTACGCCTGGCACAGGAACTCGGTGCAGAAACCGCCACTCTTTCCGATCCGCAAGAAGATAAAGCCATTCTGCGCTATGCGCGCGAGCACAACCTGGGCAAGATTGTTATTGGTCGCCGCCAGCATCGCCGCTGGTTTAGCCGCGAATCCTTTGCCGACAAGCTGGCCCGACGCGCCCCCGATCTGGATCTGGTGGTAGTGGCACTTGATGACAAACCCACCCCCCTGCCCAACCGTACGCCAGACGCCCGGGCCTTTGGTGATAAATGGCGTATTCAGATCCGGGGTTGCCTTATCGCCGTCCTCCTCTGTGCGCTGATTACCATTATTGCCAGCCAGTGGCTGATTGCCTTCGATGCCGCCAACCTGGTGATGATCTACCTGCTCGGCGTGGTCGTGATTGCGCTCTTCTTCGGACGCTGGCCTTCGGTACTGGCGACGGTTATCAACGTCATCAGCTTCGATCTGTTCTTTATTGCCCCGCGCGGGACGCTTGCCGTTTCTGACGTGCAGTACATTCTTACTTTTGGCGTGATGCTTACCGTTGGGCTGGTGATCGGGAATCTGACGGCGGGCGTTCGCTACCAGGCACGTATTGCCCGCTATCGTGAGCAGCGCACGCGCCACTTATATGAGATGTCCAAATCGCTGGCGGTGGGTCGTACGCCGCTGGATATTGTGCAAACCAGCGAGCAGTTTATCCGTTCGACGTTTCACGCCAACAATCTGATTTTGCTCCCTGACGAACACGGAAAACTGCGCCCGCTCACCTCTGCCTCGGGTATGACGCCCTGGGATGAAGCCATCGCACGGTGGAGCTTTGACAAGGGATTACCTGCAGGAGCTGGGACAGATACCCTGCCCGGAGTGCCATATCAGATCCTGCCGCTGCGCAGTGCCGAAAAAAACCAGGGACTGGTCATCGTTGAACCGAGCAATCTGCGTCAACTGATGATACCCGAGCAGCAACGCCTGCTGGAAACCTTCACCCTGCTGGTTGCCAGCGCGCTGGAGCGGCTGGCGCTCACTGCCAGTGAAGAGCAGGCACGGCTGGCAAGCGAGCGCGAAAGTATTCGTAACTCCTTACTGTCGGCCCTGTCGCACGACCTGAGAACCCCTCTTACCGTGCTGTTCGGGCAGTCAGAGATCCTGACGCTGGATCTCGCCGCAGAAGGTTCCCCCCATGCGCTGCAGGCCAGTGAAATCCGCCAGCATGTGCTAAATACCACGCGTCTGGTGAACAATTTACTCGATATGGCACGCATTCAGTCAGGCGGATTTAACCTCAAAAAAGAGTGGTTAACGCTTGAGGAAGTGGTCGGTAGTGCGCTGAAAATGCTGGAGCCGGGGCTCGGTGGTCGCCATATTGCGCTGAACATGCCCGAACCATTGACCTTAATCCATGTCGATGGCCCGCTGTTTGAACGCGTGCTGATCAACCTGCTGGAAAATGCCGGTAAATATGCGGGGGCAAAGGCACAGATTGGGGTCAATGCAACCGTTGAAGATCAGGCGTTACGGCTTGAAGTCTGGGATACCGGGCCGGGGATCCCTGCCGGGAAAGAGCACGCAATTTTTGAAAAATTTGCGCGCGGCAATAAAGAATCAGCCATCCCGGGCGTCGGGCTAGGTCTGGCAATTTGCCAGGCCATTATCGACGTACACGGCGGAACCATCTCGGCAGAGAACCGCCCGGAAGGAGGCGCTCGTTTTTGTGTTACACTTCCTCTGGATACCCCACCAGAACTTGATGAATTACCAGAGGATTTGTGA
- the kdpC gene encoding potassium-transporting ATPase KdpC subunit, translated as MTMLRPAILLFIFLALITGGLYPLVTTALGQWWFNDQANGSMIIQNGENRGSRLIGQNFTDARYFQGRPSVTAESPYNPMASGGSNLAGSNPELDKAIAERVAALRAANPQASREVPVELVTASASGLDYSLTPKAVAWQIPRVAAARQLTVEQVSLLVAEHTQKPLASFIGMPVVNIVELNLALDALRKN; from the coding sequence ATGACAATGTTACGCCCCGCTATACTTCTGTTTATTTTTCTGGCTCTTATTACCGGCGGGCTTTACCCGCTGGTAACCACCGCGCTGGGCCAGTGGTGGTTTAACGATCAGGCCAACGGTTCGATGATTATTCAGAACGGCGAAAACCGTGGTTCACGCCTGATTGGTCAAAACTTTACGGATGCCCGCTACTTCCAGGGACGCCCTTCCGTCACTGCCGAAAGCCCGTATAATCCGATGGCATCCGGTGGCAGTAACCTGGCAGGCAGCAACCCTGAGCTGGACAAAGCCATTGCTGAGCGCGTCGCGGCTCTGCGCGCGGCAAACCCACAGGCCAGCCGTGAGGTACCTGTCGAGCTGGTGACAGCATCTGCCAGCGGGCTGGATTACAGCCTGACGCCGAAAGCGGTGGCATGGCAAATTCCACGCGTCGCCGCAGCCCGCCAGTTGACTGTCGAACAGGTGAGCCTGCTGGTTGCAGAGCACACGCAAAAGCCGCTGGCGAGTTTCATTGGCATGCCGGTAGTGAACATTGTTGAGCTGAATCTGGCGCTGGACGCGCTAAGGAAAAACTAA
- the kdpB gene encoding potassium-transporting ATPase ATP-binding subunit, whose amino-acid sequence MSRKQMALFEPSLVRQALMDAVKKLSPRVQWHNPVMFIVWIGSVLTTALAIAMGTGHLPGDALFTGAISLWLWFTVLFANFAEALAEGRSKAQANSLKGVKKTAFARKLREPKYGAQMDHVPADELRKGDVVLVEAGDIIPCDGEVIEGGASVDESAITGESAPVIRESGGDFASVTGGTRILSDWLVIQCSVNPGETFLDRMIAMVEGAQRRKTPNEIALTILLVALTIVFLLATATLWPFSSYGGAAVSVTVLVALLVCLIPTTIGGLLSAIGVAGMSRMLGANVIATSGRAVEAAGDVDVLLLDKTGTITLGNRQASEFLPAPGVDEKTLADAAQLSSLADETPEGRSIVILAKQRFNLRQRDVQSLHATFVPFTAQTRMSGINIQDRMIRKGSVDAIRRHIEANNGHFPAEVDEMVDNVARQGATPLVVAEGAHVLGVIALKDIVKGGIKERFAQLRKMGIKTVMITGDNRLTAAAIAAEAGVDDFLSEATPEAKLALIRQYQAEGRLVAMTGDGTNDAPALAQADVAVAMNSGTQAAKEAGNMVDLDSNPTKLIEVVHIGKQMLMTRGSLTTFSIANDVAKYFAIIPAAFAATYPQLNALNVMHLHSPASAILSAVIFNALIIVFLIPLALKGVSYKPLTAAAMLRRNLWIYGLGGLLVPFIGIKVIDVLLTLFGLV is encoded by the coding sequence ATGAGTCGTAAACAAATGGCCCTGTTCGAACCGTCTTTAGTTCGCCAGGCCCTCATGGATGCGGTGAAAAAGCTGAGTCCGCGCGTACAGTGGCACAACCCGGTGATGTTCATCGTCTGGATAGGGAGCGTACTCACTACCGCGCTGGCGATTGCTATGGGAACGGGTCATCTGCCGGGAGACGCGCTGTTTACCGGTGCAATCAGCCTGTGGTTGTGGTTTACCGTACTGTTTGCCAACTTCGCTGAAGCACTGGCAGAAGGCCGTAGTAAAGCGCAGGCCAACAGCCTGAAAGGGGTGAAAAAGACAGCGTTCGCCCGCAAATTGCGTGAGCCGAAATACGGTGCGCAGATGGATCACGTTCCGGCGGATGAGCTGCGTAAAGGCGATGTGGTGCTGGTCGAAGCCGGTGACATTATTCCCTGCGACGGTGAAGTCATTGAAGGGGGCGCATCGGTCGATGAAAGCGCCATCACCGGGGAATCCGCACCCGTTATTCGTGAATCCGGCGGCGATTTTGCTTCCGTCACGGGCGGGACGCGTATTCTCTCCGACTGGCTGGTGATCCAGTGCAGCGTTAACCCGGGTGAAACCTTCCTCGACCGGATGATCGCGATGGTGGAAGGCGCACAGCGTCGTAAAACGCCAAACGAAATCGCCCTGACCATTCTGCTGGTCGCGTTGACCATCGTCTTTTTACTGGCAACGGCAACCCTGTGGCCATTCTCCTCTTACGGTGGCGCAGCGGTCAGCGTTACCGTACTGGTCGCTCTGCTGGTCTGCTTGATCCCAACCACCATCGGTGGCCTGCTGTCAGCCATCGGTGTGGCCGGTATGAGCCGTATGCTCGGCGCTAACGTCATCGCCACCAGCGGACGTGCCGTTGAAGCCGCAGGTGACGTTGATGTCCTGCTGCTGGATAAAACCGGGACGATTACGCTCGGCAACCGCCAGGCATCAGAGTTCTTACCCGCTCCCGGCGTGGATGAAAAAACACTGGCCGATGCGGCGCAGCTCTCTTCACTTGCTGATGAAACCCCGGAAGGCCGCAGCATCGTCATTCTGGCGAAACAGCGCTTTAACCTGCGTCAGCGTGACGTGCAGAGCCTGCATGCCACCTTTGTTCCTTTCACGGCACAAACCCGCATGAGCGGCATCAACATTCAGGATCGGATGATCCGTAAAGGCTCCGTTGACGCGATCCGTCGCCACATTGAAGCCAACAACGGTCATTTCCCGGCAGAAGTGGATGAAATGGTGGACAACGTGGCCCGCCAGGGGGCCACACCGCTGGTCGTTGCTGAAGGTGCGCATGTGCTGGGCGTGATCGCCCTGAAGGATATCGTCAAAGGCGGTATTAAAGAGCGTTTTGCCCAGTTACGTAAGATGGGGATCAAGACGGTAATGATCACCGGGGATAACCGTCTGACCGCTGCCGCCATTGCCGCTGAAGCGGGGGTGGATGATTTTCTCTCCGAAGCAACACCGGAAGCCAAACTGGCGTTGATCCGCCAGTATCAGGCAGAAGGTCGTCTGGTGGCGATGACGGGGGATGGTACCAACGACGCCCCTGCCCTGGCACAGGCTGACGTCGCGGTAGCGATGAACTCCGGTACGCAGGCAGCTAAAGAGGCGGGGAACATGGTCGATCTCGACTCCAACCCGACCAAGCTGATTGAAGTGGTACACATCGGGAAACAGATGCTGATGACGCGTGGCTCGCTCACCACCTTCAGTATTGCCAACGATGTGGCGAAGTATTTCGCCATCATTCCGGCCGCCTTTGCTGCCACGTACCCGCAGCTGAATGCGCTGAACGTCATGCATCTGCACTCCCCGGCATCGGCCATTCTCAGTGCGGTCATTTTTAACGCCCTGATCATTGTGTTTTTGATCCCGCTGGCGCTGAAAGGGGTGAGCTATAAACCGCTGACCGCCGCCGCCATGCTGCGCCGGAACCTGTGGATCTACGGTCTGGGTGGGCTGCTCGTCCCCTTCATCGGTATCAAGGTGATCGACGTGCTGTTAACGCTGTTCGGGCTGGTTTAA
- the kdpA gene encoding potassium-transporting ATPase potassium-binding subunit, translating to MAAQAFLLLASFLVVLFLLARPMGTLLARMINNVALPVAGSVEKGIWRALGIRDQEMGWCQYLMAILLLNIVGLIALFIMLMLQGILPLNPQHFPGLSWHLALNTAVSFVTNTNWQSYAGETTVSYFSQMVGLTVQNFLSAASGIAVIFALTRAFARQNVRTLGNAWVDLTRITLWILLPVALLIALFFIQQGSLQNLLPYTPYTSLEGAKQLLPMGPVASQEAIKMLGTNGGGFFNANSSHPFENPTALTNFVQMLAIFLIPAALCFAFGDVVNDRRQGRTLLWAMSIIFVVCVALVMWAEWHGNSHFMQLGANSNINMEGKESRFGILASSLYAVVTTAASCGAVNAMHDSFTALGGMIPMWLMQIGEVVFGGVGSGLYGMLLFVLLAVFIAGLMIGRTPEYLGKKIDVREMKLTALAILVTPTLVLLGTALALMTEAGRSGIFNPGIHGFSEVLYAVSSAANNNGSAFAGLSANSPFWNCLLAFCMFVGRFGVIVPVMAIAGSLVSKKIQPATTGTLPTHGALFIGLLIGTVLLVGALTFIPALALGPVAEYLSLR from the coding sequence ATGGCTGCTCAGGCATTTTTGCTTCTTGCCAGCTTTTTAGTCGTGCTGTTCCTTTTGGCAAGACCGATGGGAACATTGCTGGCACGGATGATCAACAACGTCGCGTTACCGGTTGCTGGTAGTGTTGAAAAAGGGATCTGGCGCGCGCTGGGTATACGCGATCAGGAGATGGGCTGGTGTCAGTATCTGATGGCCATTCTGCTGCTGAACATTGTTGGTCTTATCGCCCTCTTTATCATGCTGATGCTGCAGGGCATCCTGCCGCTGAACCCGCAGCACTTCCCTGGATTGTCCTGGCATCTGGCGTTGAACACGGCGGTCAGCTTCGTGACCAACACCAACTGGCAATCCTATGCCGGGGAAACCACCGTCAGCTACTTTAGCCAGATGGTCGGGTTAACCGTGCAGAACTTCCTCTCTGCGGCAAGCGGCATTGCGGTGATCTTTGCGCTGACACGTGCGTTTGCCCGTCAGAATGTCCGTACCCTCGGCAACGCCTGGGTCGATCTGACTCGCATCACGCTGTGGATACTGCTTCCGGTTGCACTGCTTATTGCCCTGTTCTTTATCCAGCAGGGGTCGTTACAAAACCTGCTGCCGTACACACCTTACACCTCACTGGAAGGGGCAAAACAGCTTCTGCCTATGGGGCCAGTGGCCTCGCAGGAAGCCATTAAAATGCTCGGCACAAATGGCGGTGGCTTCTTCAACGCTAACTCGTCACACCCGTTTGAAAACCCAACGGCACTGACCAATTTTGTACAAATGCTGGCGATCTTCCTGATCCCTGCAGCGCTGTGCTTTGCCTTTGGTGATGTTGTAAACGATCGCCGTCAGGGTCGCACCCTGCTCTGGGCTATGTCGATTATCTTTGTCGTCTGCGTCGCGCTGGTGATGTGGGCAGAATGGCATGGTAACAGTCACTTCATGCAGTTGGGTGCCAACAGCAATATCAACATGGAAGGCAAAGAGAGCCGTTTCGGTATTCTTGCGAGTAGCCTTTATGCCGTGGTGACGACGGCGGCCTCATGTGGGGCTGTTAACGCGATGCACGACTCCTTTACCGCACTGGGCGGTATGATCCCGATGTGGCTCATGCAGATTGGCGAAGTGGTATTTGGTGGCGTAGGTTCAGGGCTTTACGGCATGCTGCTGTTCGTTCTGCTGGCGGTGTTCATCGCCGGTCTGATGATTGGCCGCACCCCGGAATATCTGGGTAAAAAAATCGACGTTCGCGAGATGAAATTAACCGCACTGGCCATTCTGGTTACCCCTACCCTCGTACTGCTCGGCACGGCGCTGGCACTGATGACCGAGGCCGGTCGCAGCGGCATCTTCAACCCAGGCATCCACGGCTTCAGCGAAGTGCTTTACGCGGTTTCGTCAGCCGCCAACAACAACGGTAGCGCCTTTGCTGGTTTAAGCGCCAACTCTCCATTCTGGAACTGCCTGCTGGCGTTTTGCATGTTCGTCGGTCGTTTTGGCGTCATTGTGCCGGTTATGGCTATCGCAGGATCGCTGGTGAGTAAAAAAATTCAGCCTGCCACCACCGGTACGCTACCCACCCACGGCGCGCTGTTTATTGGCCTGCTGATTGGTACCGTATTGCTGGTGGGTGCCCTGACCTTTATCCCCGCCCTCGCGTTAGGCCCGGTCGCGGAATATCTCTCTTTACGCTGA
- a CDS encoding deoxyribodipyrimidine photo-lyase, translating into MPTHLVWFRADLRVHDNTALAAACRSQDARVLALFIATPEQWQQHDMAPRQAAFLRSHLNDLQRSLAEKGIPLIYDEVSDFTSQVNKVRQICEQHGVSHLFYNYQYEFNERQRDRQLEQALEPVVCQGFDDSVMLAPGTVMTGNHEMYKVFTPFKNAVIKRLKEVLPECVAAPAVRGEVLTDLPELTFHYPQQAFDETLFPANEKAAIAHLRQFCKQAAADYESLRDFPAIDGTSRLSACLTLGVLSPRQCLHRLLAEQPRALDGGAGAVWLNELIWREFYRHLITYHPDLCKHRPFIRWTDNVKWQSNDVHLEAWQTGQTGFPVVDAAMRQLNDTGWMHNRLRMITASFLVKDLLIDWRAGERYFISQLIDGDLAANNGGWQWVASTGNDAAPWFRIFNPTTQGEKFDADGVFIRRWLPELMDVPTKAIHDPWTWADKQGVTLDYPRPIVDHKQARVATLAAYEAARNA; encoded by the coding sequence ATGCCCACCCATCTGGTTTGGTTTCGCGCCGACCTGCGCGTTCACGACAACACTGCCCTTGCTGCGGCCTGTCGCTCTCAAGATGCCAGAGTGCTGGCGCTGTTTATCGCCACGCCTGAACAGTGGCAACAGCATGATATGGCACCACGACAAGCCGCTTTTTTACGTTCGCATCTGAATGACCTGCAGCGCTCGCTTGCGGAAAAAGGTATTCCACTGATTTACGACGAAGTCAGCGATTTTACCTCGCAGGTCAACAAGGTCAGGCAAATCTGTGAGCAGCATGGCGTCTCACACCTTTTTTACAACTATCAGTATGAATTTAACGAGCGGCAGCGGGATCGTCAGCTTGAACAGGCTCTGGAGCCCGTGGTGTGCCAGGGGTTCGATGACAGCGTCATGCTTGCGCCAGGCACTGTGATGACGGGTAACCACGAGATGTATAAAGTCTTTACGCCGTTCAAAAATGCCGTTATCAAGCGCCTGAAAGAGGTACTGCCGGAATGTGTCGCTGCGCCAGCCGTCAGGGGAGAGGTATTAACGGATTTACCTGAACTGACTTTTCACTATCCGCAACAGGCGTTTGATGAAACCCTGTTCCCCGCAAATGAGAAAGCGGCTATTGCCCACTTGCGCCAGTTTTGTAAACAGGCTGCGGCTGATTATGAAAGCCTCCGGGATTTTCCCGCCATTGACGGTACAAGCCGCCTGTCCGCGTGTTTAACCCTGGGGGTTCTTTCCCCGCGTCAATGCTTACATCGTTTGCTGGCAGAACAACCCCGGGCGCTGGACGGTGGGGCAGGCGCAGTCTGGCTTAACGAACTTATCTGGCGTGAGTTCTATCGCCACCTGATAACGTATCATCCTGATTTATGTAAGCATCGTCCCTTCATTCGCTGGACGGATAACGTCAAATGGCAATCGAATGATGTGCATCTGGAGGCCTGGCAGACCGGACAGACAGGGTTCCCTGTTGTTGATGCCGCTATGCGCCAGCTCAATGACACGGGCTGGATGCACAACCGCCTGCGGATGATTACCGCCAGTTTCCTGGTGAAAGATCTGCTTATCGACTGGCGTGCCGGAGAGCGGTATTTTATTTCTCAACTGATCGATGGCGATCTTGCAGCGAATAACGGGGGCTGGCAGTGGGTGGCCTCTACCGGCAACGATGCGGCTCCCTGGTTTCGTATTTTTAACCCGACAACTCAGGGGGAAAAATTTGATGCCGATGGCGTGTTTATCCGCCGTTGGTTGCCTGAGTTAATGGATGTACCAACAAAAGCGATCCACGACCCGTGGACATGGGCGGATAAACAGGGCGTAACACTCGATTACCCCCGCCCGATTGTCGACCATAAACAGGCGCGTGTCGCCACGCTGGCGGCGTACGAAGCCGCCCGCAACGCTTAA
- a CDS encoding GTP cyclohydrolase 1 type 2, whose protein sequence is MKNSELESLINEKLNTASFSDYGPNGLQVEGRETVQKIITGVTASQALLDEAVRQEADAVIVHHGYFWKNESPIVRGMKRNRLKTLLANDINLYGYHLPLDAHPELGNNVQLAQLLGITVMGEIEPLVPWGELAMPVSGLELASWIEARLGRRPLWSGDTGPDTVKRVAWCTGGGQGFIDSAARFGVDAFITGEVSEQTIHSAREQGLHFYAAGHHATERGGIRALSEWLTENTDLDVTFIDIPNPA, encoded by the coding sequence ATGAAAAACAGCGAACTGGAAAGCCTGATTAACGAAAAACTCAACACGGCCTCCTTCAGTGACTACGGGCCAAATGGTCTGCAGGTTGAAGGGCGTGAAACGGTGCAGAAAATCATCACCGGCGTGACGGCAAGCCAGGCGCTACTGGATGAAGCCGTGCGTCAGGAAGCTGATGCCGTCATTGTCCATCACGGTTATTTCTGGAAAAACGAATCGCCGATCGTTCGCGGTATGAAGCGCAACCGTCTGAAAACGCTGCTGGCAAATGACATCAACCTGTACGGTTACCACCTGCCGTTGGATGCACACCCGGAACTGGGCAATAACGTACAGCTTGCGCAGCTGTTGGGGATCACCGTAATGGGTGAAATTGAACCGCTGGTACCGTGGGGCGAGCTGGCGATGCCGGTTTCCGGGCTTGAACTGGCCTCCTGGATTGAAGCTCGCCTGGGACGCCGCCCGCTGTGGAGCGGGGATACCGGCCCGGATACGGTGAAACGTGTCGCATGGTGTACCGGTGGTGGACAGGGCTTTATTGATAGCGCCGCGCGGTTTGGCGTTGATGCCTTCATCACCGGAGAGGTTTCCGAGCAGACTATCCATTCAGCCCGTGAACAGGGTCTGCATTTTTACGCCGCAGGCCACCATGCCACAGAGCGCGGTGGCATTCGTGCTCTCAGTGAATGGCTGACAGAAAATACCGATCTGGATGTTACCTTTATTGATATCCCGAACCCGGCCTGA